Proteins from one Anopheles nili chromosome 2, idAnoNiliSN_F5_01, whole genome shotgun sequence genomic window:
- the LOC128721480 gene encoding semaphorin-5A — translation MATDDELELAARSVSWLCRNCGENLLLSADRYTDPNVTSYSRMLTDVSGDQIIVGARDYLLRFSLQLKLFERVPWEVPAYQRSICLQKGQSEDACRNYVMVLQSFGNQVYACGTHAFSPRCTVRHMEDLSVTREDDGVAKCPFNPNANMTALMSDSGQLFVGSATDFSGLDSAILRSDVTRNSSRILRTVQYNSYWLNEPQFVGSFEHGGFIYFVLREAAVEYMNCGKIIYSRVARVCKNDPGGTPGILKDNLTSFVKARLNCSLPGDYPFYYNEVQGMVYSPDESVLYATFTTPENSIHGSAICAYNMTAIQAAFDGPFKHQESKGTAWRGHEVGTRDHYECRGAGANGRHVSLIESSKYQLMDQAIQPMTGRPLHHTALERLNHIAIDVIPTKLHERVHIIYAATDACTIKKISVLPRTKDTCVIEVWQPEEEHPGSCIRALQYVKDTESLYVGTDRALMRIPANHCGRHLSRASCLNSMDPYCGWNELQEACTVAPNGDTLARYWVQNATECPVLTAPVDGGWSAWSAYFRCAQSPGPGAVGGSGTSGGSNGGEDFGPNADSCLCRTRTCNNPPPKNGGRGCTGMHVSVTNCTVHGGWTDWSAWSACSQTCGMAVKTRRRTCGNPKPAHGGRVCVGPDRAEIYCSHLPPCPAPKQPPVDGGWGPYGDFSECSAICGGGYRIRRRKCDNPIPQNGGMDCSGCHFDYEVCNSQACPDVRKAGTWTPWLIVANGTALNGAYVEKRFRFTCKAPIADSALLKIAPKEESRVCQADGSCQRSVDPTALAPGASGDDVEDGWSEWSSWSVCSASCGGGFQYRTRSCERHDCIGFNKTKRACNTQPCRGEWGCWTDWSPCSVSCGIGTRSRSRQCLSMSGSVTPENDCEGKSVQYESCDMPSCDSFLGWGEWSEWSFCNADNEKVRTRLCLLPHSVSSAGELPCQGSDRELRKCSIEQTNDVQMPPVAATMSVSSAILLGIVITMALGWAGSIFGVVFYMKRKTKTLGGGIQGSPCYGSHFNQYSSLPTKDYTDGSHKPKRQSSFKGPRNDASGSKLSNGTGTLVKSINVNGGTLGNNTPKILSKSFNETDTATIKRNSHGPNNIRHARQLEMDEDKY, via the exons AGATTACCTGTTGCGGTTTTCGCTGCAGCTGAAGCTATTCGAACGTGTACCATGGGAAGTTCCGGCGTACCAGCGTAGCATCTGCCTTCAGAAGGGCCAATCAGAGGACGCCTGTCGAAACTACGTGATGGTACTGCAGAGCTTTGGCAACCAGGTGTACGCGTGCGGCACACACGCCTTCAGTCCGCGGTGCACCGTACGCCACATGGAGGACCTGTCGGTGACACGCGAGGACGATGGAGTGGCCAAATGTCCGTTCAATCCAAACGCCAACATGACGGCTCTGATGTCCGACTCCGGTCAGCTGTTTGTCGGGTCGGCAACTGACTTCTCGGGGCTCGATTCCGCTATCCTACGCTCTGACGTGACACGCAACAGCTCGCGTATCCTGCGCACGGTCCAGTACAACTCGTATTGGCTTAATGAACCACAGTTCGTGGGTAGCTTCGAGCACGGTGGCTTCATCTACTTCGTGTTGCGTGAGGCAGCCGTCGAGTACATGAACTGCGGCAAGATCATCTACTCACGGGTGGCGCGAGTGTGCAAAAACGATCCCGGCGGTACACCCGGCATCCTGAAGGACAACTTGACGTCCTTTGTGAAGGCACGGCTCAACTGCTCACTGCCAGGTGACTACCCGTTCTACTACAACGAGGTGCAGGGCATGGTTTATTCGCCCGACGAGAGTGTCCTCTACGCGACCTTCACCACACCGGA GAACAGCATCCATGGATCGGCCATCTGCGCGTACAACATGACTGCCATCCAGGCCGCCTTCGATGGTCCGTTTAAGCATCAGGAATCGAAGGGAACGGCATGGCGTGGACACGAAGTAGGCACTCGCGATCACTACGAGTGTCGCGGAGCGGGTGCTAACGGCCGTCACGTGTCCTTGATCGAATCCTCCAAGTATCAGCTCATGGATCAAGCGATCCAACCGATGACCGGTCGTCCGTTACACCACACGGCCCTCGAACGATTGAACCACATTGCGATCGATGTCATTCCAACGAAGCTACATGAACGCGTGCACATCATCTATGCTGCGACGGACGCCTGTACGATTAAGAAGATATCCGTTCTGCCCCGGACAAAGGACACGTGCGTCATCGAGGTTTGGCAGCCGGAAGAAGAACATCCTGGCTCGTGCATTCGAGCACTGCAGTACGTTAAGGACACGGAATCGCTGTATGTCGGCACGGACCGAGCGTTGATGCGAATTCCGGCGAACCATTGTGGTCGGCATTTGTCCCGCGCTAGCTGCCTAAACTCGATGGATCCATACTGCGGCTGGAACGAACTGCAGGAAGCGTGTACAGTCGCACCGAACGGGGACACGCTGGCTCGTTACTGGGTGCAGAATGCGACCGAGTGTCCCGTGCTGACGGCACCCGTCGATGGTGGATGGTCGGCCTGGTCCGCTTATTTCCGCTGTGCACAATCACCCGGTCCAGGTGCAGTGGGAGGATCCGGCACTTCCGGCGGTAGCAACGGTGGTGAAGATTTCGGTCCAAACGCGGACTCGTGCCTGTGTCGAACGCGTACCTGCaacaacccaccaccgaaGAATGGAGGCCGTGGATGCACCGGAATGCACGTGTCCGTCACCAACTGTACCGTGCACGGTGGTTGGACGGATTGGTCCGCGTGGTCAGCGTGCTCACAAACGTGTGGAATGGCGGTGAAAACGCGACGGCGTACCTGCGGCAATCCGAAACCAGCCCATGGAGGACGTGTGTGCGTTGGTCCCGATCGAGCCGAGATCTACTGCTCTCATCTGCCACCCTGTCCGGCACCGAAACAACCGCCCGTGGATGGAGGCTGGGGTCCGTACGGGGACTTTAGTGAATGCAGCGCGATCTGTGGAGGAGGATATCGCATCCGACGGCGCAAGTGTGACAATCCGATCCCTCAGAACGGTGGAATGGACTGCTCCGGGTGTCACTTTGATTACGAGGTGTGTAACAGCCAGGCATGCCCGGATGTCCGGAAGGCTGGCACGTGGACACCGTGGCTAATTGTGGCCAATGGGACGGCACTGAATGGTGCGTACGTCGAGAAGCGGTTCCGTTTCACGTGCAAGGCTCCGATCGCTGATTCGGCGTTGCTTAAGATCGCCCCGAAGGAGGAGAGTCGCGTGTGCCAAGCGGATGGATCCTGCCAGCGTTCGGTCGATCCAACTGCACTCGCTCCCGGAGCATCTGGGGATGACGTCGAGGATGGTTGGAGCGAGTGGAGCTCGTGGAGTGTGTGTAGTGCATCCTGTGGGGGTGGATTCCAGTATCGGACGCGTTCCTGCGAACGGCACGATTGCATCGGGTTCAACAAAACCAAGCGAGCTTGCAACACCCAACCCTGCCGAG GTGAATGGGGATGCTGGACGGATTGGTCACCGTGCTCGGTTAGCTGCGGAATTGGAACACGGTCACGATCACGCCAATGTCTCTCGATGTCCGGAAGTGTTACGCCCGAGAACGACTGTGAAGGCAAGAGCGTTCAGTACGAAAGCTGCGATATGCCGAGCTGTGACT CCTTCCTAGGATGGGGTGAGTGGAGCGAATGGTCGTTTTGTAACGCGGATAACGAGAAGGTTCGCACGCGCCTCTGCCTTCTGCCACACTCCGTTTCGTCTGCCGGTGAGCTGCCATGCCAGGGCAGCGATCGTGAGCTGCGCAAGTGCAGCATCGAACAAACCAATG ATGTTCAAATGCCACCGGTGGCCGCGACCATGTCGGTCTCTTCCGCTATCCTTCTCGGGATCGTGATAACGATGGCGTTGGGTTGGGCCGGAAGCATATTCGGCGTGGTGTTTTATatgaaaagaaagacaaaGACCTTGGGTGGAGGTATCCAAGGATCACCGTGCTATGGGTCTCACTTCAATCAGTACTCGTCGCTACCGACCAAAGAC TACACGGACGGTAGCCACAAACCGAAGCGTCAGTCGTCCTTCAAGGGCCCACGAAATGATGCAAGTGGATCGAAGCTTTCCAACGGCACCGGTACGCTGGTGAAGTCGATCAACGTGAACGGTGGTACGCTCGGTAACAACACGCCGAAAATTCTGTCGAAATCCTTCAACGAAACGGACACCGCTACGATAAAGCGCAACTCGCACGGACCGAACAACATCCGGCACGCACGCCAGCTCGAAATGGACGAGGACAAGTACTGA
- the LOC128730965 gene encoding uncharacterized protein LOC128730965 isoform X1, with the protein MGNSKFSRDQAKPESSEAGASIPEDSGSQKPPKNEISRLTMANAEHGRDQADRGMRKEYFNSSGAGKFLPPVFKLLEMAVAIVCIGLIDDPAHNSRLRVFVSSRSVALAYGTFVTFLVFSVIYLFGKVIRDNFPWKLNSLLNLTGFILYLATAVCLLKDWSETKNRNYWPPNTQRMDFLCGAGSVSVVGALFYLLDLIVNVRLGMKGEIE; encoded by the exons ATGGGGAATTCAAAGTTTTCTCGCGATCAAGCGAAACCTGAAAGCTCAGAAGCTGGCGCAAGTATTCCAGAGGATAGCGGATCACAAAAACCTCCTAAAAATG AAATCTCACGTCTCACGATGGCCAACGCAGAACACGGCAGAGATCAGGCCGATCGAGGCATGCGCAAGGAGTATTTCAACAGCAGCGGTGCGGGAAAGTTTTTGCCACCGGTATTCAAACTGCTCGAGATG GCTGTCGCAATCGTGTGCATCGGACTGATCGACGATCCGGCCCACAACTCGCGGCTTCGGGTGTTTGTATCCTCGCGCAGTGTTGCGCTTGCCTACGGCACCTTCGTCACGTTCCTCGTGTTCTCCGTCATCTATCTGTTCGGAAAGGTTATTCGAGACAA CTTTCCGTGGAAGCTGAACTCGCTGCTGAATTTGACCGGCTTCATCTTATATCTGGCCAcggccgtttgtttgctcaaaGATTGGTCTGAGACGAAGAACCGCAACTACTGGCCTCCGAACACGCAAAG GATGGATTTCCTTTGCGGAGCTGGATCCGTTTCCGTGGTCGGTGCATTATTCTACCTTCTTGATCTGATCGTAAACGTGCGCCTGGGCATGAAGGGTGAGATCGAGTAA
- the LOC128721486 gene encoding cysteine sulfinic acid decarboxylase, producing the protein MARNGDTDQHIKRQLHETNGTVVQEEPDSENEWAILERVFRLLADEGYVGSTTPERPIVKFEYPHDLKKLIHFPMDELTPTSPATLETIIRQVLRYSVRTGHPHFHNQLFAGVDPYGLTGSWITEALNTSQYTFEVGPTFTLIEDAVIEKCLRLFDFGQGDGILCPGGSMSNMYAIVAARYRAVPDVKRTGLVNLAAPLVVFTSEEAHYSITKAVHWLGIGLDNLVKVKSDHRGRMIPSELENAIVSVRASGRKPFFVNATAGTTVLGAFDEFHPIADICQRHGLWLHVDACLGGTAILSRRHKSLLSGVNRAQSLAWNPHKTLGAPLQCSVLLIKERGLLHECNAANADYLFQQDKFYDISYDTGDKSVQCGRKVDAFKFWLMYKARGSAGLEAIVDNAFDCAHALYEQLSTRSGFRLVLEEYQYTNISFWYVPTWMRVDAREQETVEWWQRLYRVTADIKELLVKRGTVLVCYVPLLHKGIGNFFRMVVTCHPRPTHASMQFIVDEIERVGEQLTTAKEPLKV; encoded by the exons ATGGCTCGGAATGGTGACACAGATCAGCACATAAAGCGGCAGCTGCACGAAACCAACGGAACCGTAGTGCAGGAAGAACCCGATTCTGAGAACGAATGGGCCATCTTGGAGCGGGTATTCCGGTTACTGGCCGACGAGGGTTACGTCGGTTCGACTACGCCAGAGCGGCCAATagtgaaatttgaatatcCGCACGATTTGAAG AAATTGATCCATTTCCCGATGGATGAACTGACCCCGACCAGCCCGGCCACGCTTGAGACGATCATCCGTCAGGTGTTGCGTTATTCCGTGCGCACCGGGCATCCTCACTTCCACAATCAACTGTTCGCTGGGGTCGACCCGTACGGCCTGACCGGGAGCTGGATAACGGAGGCTCTTAACACCAGTCA GTACACTTTCGAAGTCGGACCAACCTTCAcgttgatcgaggatgcggTGATCGAGAAATGCCTGCGGCTGTTTGATTTCGGACAAGGCGACGGTATCCTTTGTCCGGGCGGTTCCATGTCCAACATGTACGCGATCGTTGCGGCGCGCTATCGAGCGGTTCCGGATGTGAAAAGGACTGGTTTGGTCAATCTTGCGGCTCCATTAGTGGTGTTCACTTCCGAGGAA GCACACTATAGCATCACCAAAGCGGTGCATTGGCTGGGAATTGGACTGGATAATTTGGTGAAGGTGAAGAGTGACCACCGAGGCCGTATGATCCCGAGTGAGCTCGAAAATGCGATCGTTTCGGTACGTGCATCCGGCCGAAAGCCGTTTTTCGTCAATGCCACGGCCGGTACGACAGTGCTGGGAGCGTTTGATGAATTTCATCCCATCGCCGACATTTGCCAGCGGCATGGCTTATGGCTGCACGTGGATGCTTGCCTGGGTGGTACGGCCATTCTATCTCGTCGGCATAAGTCTCTCCTCAGTGGCGTTAACCGCGCGCAATCGTTGGCCTGGAACCCACACAAAACGCTGGGCGCACCCCTGCAGTGTTCGGTGTTACTTATCAAGGAGCGGGGTTTGCTGCACGAGTGTAACGCCGCCAATGCCGATTACCTCTTCCAACAGGACAAATTCTACGATATCTCGTATGACACCGGCGACAAAAGCGTGCAGTGTGGCCGGAAAGTGGACGCGTTCAAATTTTGGCTCATGTACAAGGCTCGAGGTTCAGCCGGACTAGAGGCCATTGTTGACAACGCCTTCGACTGTGCACATGCACTTTATGAGCAGCTGAGCACCAGATCTGGTTTCCGGTTGGTGCTGGAAGAGTACCAGTACACGAACATCAGTTTCTGGTACGTGCCAACGTGGATGAGAGTCGACGCACGGGAACAGGAAACAGTCGAATGGTGGCAACGTCTGTACCGCGTGACAGCCGACATCAAGGAACTGCTAGTGAAACGTGGTACTGTGCTTGTTTGTTACGTACCGCTTCTCCACAAAGGGATTGGAAATTTCTTCCGAATGGTCGTGACTTGTCACCCACGTCCAACACATGCTTCGATGCAGTTCATCGTCGATGAGATCGAACGGGTCGGTGAGCAGCTAACAACAGCTAAAGAACCTCTCAAGGTGTAA
- the LOC128730965 gene encoding uncharacterized protein LOC128730965 isoform X2, protein MANAEHGRDQADRGMRKEYFNSSGAGKFLPPVFKLLEMAVAIVCIGLIDDPAHNSRLRVFVSSRSVALAYGTFVTFLVFSVIYLFGKVIRDNFPWKLNSLLNLTGFILYLATAVCLLKDWSETKNRNYWPPNTQRMDFLCGAGSVSVVGALFYLLDLIVNVRLGMKGEIE, encoded by the exons ATGGCCAACGCAGAACACGGCAGAGATCAGGCCGATCGAGGCATGCGCAAGGAGTATTTCAACAGCAGCGGTGCGGGAAAGTTTTTGCCACCGGTATTCAAACTGCTCGAGATG GCTGTCGCAATCGTGTGCATCGGACTGATCGACGATCCGGCCCACAACTCGCGGCTTCGGGTGTTTGTATCCTCGCGCAGTGTTGCGCTTGCCTACGGCACCTTCGTCACGTTCCTCGTGTTCTCCGTCATCTATCTGTTCGGAAAGGTTATTCGAGACAA CTTTCCGTGGAAGCTGAACTCGCTGCTGAATTTGACCGGCTTCATCTTATATCTGGCCAcggccgtttgtttgctcaaaGATTGGTCTGAGACGAAGAACCGCAACTACTGGCCTCCGAACACGCAAAG GATGGATTTCCTTTGCGGAGCTGGATCCGTTTCCGTGGTCGGTGCATTATTCTACCTTCTTGATCTGATCGTAAACGTGCGCCTGGGCATGAAGGGTGAGATCGAGTAA
- the LOC128720492 gene encoding protein OPI10 homolog, whose protein sequence is MLNALGVIVSGRLVQTDFQQISDSHFLITIPDADNVNHVVVFLTGAIPFPEGMAGGVYFSWPDPNAPPSWQLLGYISNSKPSAIFKISQLKKLDEISSQGRMMNNVFGSNLPISHIAQIGVSIEPESSLIQQTPSTTTSSTYYQFGQKILENFFNFVSSFSVTQSQMTPAPNETFVPLSTLQTWYTNFERRLQQNPNFWKN, encoded by the exons atgttgAATGCACTCGGAGTAATTGTATCCGGAAGATTG GTGCAAACCGACTTCCAGCAGATAAGTGATTCACACTTCCTGATTACCATTCCGGATGCGGATAACGTGAACCATGTGGTTGTGTTTCTAACCGGAGCGATCCCTTTTCCGGAGGGGATGGCAGGCGGAG TTTACTTCAGCTGGCCCGACCCAAATGCACCGCCTAGCTGGCAGCTGTTGGGCTATATTTCCAACAGCAAGCCTTCggcaatatttaaaatttcccAGCTAAAAAAGCTGGACGAAATCTCCAGCCAGGGCAGGATGATGAACAATGTGTTCGGAAGTAACCTACCGATTTCCCACATCGCCCAGATAGGTGTGTCGATCGAACCCGAAAGCTCGCTGATTCAGCAAACTCCTTCGACG ACCACGTCGAGCACGTACTACCAGTTTGGGCAGAAGATTTTAGAAAACTTTTTCAACTTTGTGAGCAGTTTCTCGGTGACGCAAAGCCAAATGACACCGGCGCCGAACGAAACGTTCGTGCCACTGTCGACGTTGCAAACGTGGTACACCAACTTCGAACGTAGGTTGCAGCAAAACCCAAACTTTTGGAAAAATTAA